A single Palaemon carinicauda isolate YSFRI2023 unplaced genomic scaffold, ASM3689809v2 scaffold1298, whole genome shotgun sequence DNA region contains:
- the LOC137635476 gene encoding uncharacterized protein produces the protein MEYAREQRLWYDRWINAREVNGDFGKLQELILLEQFKDGINPLIKTYLDERDVDNVVEATRLSDNYALTHKLYHTDVTPKIGRNRVWEERQNYKAQGKTKSSQVSSGGVYNKSFNRGFRGASQNSYGPSVSAGKAGSSGNDQFTPRYQNVGENFRDFVCFSSGKPGHISRSCSHRTENRPIQVVNKVKDKPVHSKKDDHKPENTIALLNQPQACGDISPCLFASPLRPGKSYCNNSIDNNVCNVDENIGYKMGNNCVQNVNNVGYVETNVKENRMALPEESTKSKGTELYDPFMGEGWLHLPCVEKKKVRWLRDTGAVQSVMVRNMYDQWKDTGEYVRLRGFGPEFSAPLVEVKLETPLISGFVKIALVREIPVSGVELILGNDLCGDKVFGSSNPILTEKPSNSSSITEVECTFPNIFPACAVTTRSKSTEEKVKDDDCLDLQNLFKDSPETQVSKVSTPLRMLKVNKEEFVKSQIEDENLKVIRDNALVDINDIEKEGKCYFVKDGILMKFKSRNVNDVLEQVIIPNSYKNFVLGIAHDSSYSGHLGINKTYEKLLRYFYCPKMHKDCSEYCKNCDLCQKVGKAQHDPKVMPLQPIEVPGEPFERLVLDCVGPLPRSSKGNEYLLTIMCSATRFPEAIPLRTVSADKIIEALNKFFSLVGLPKEVQTDQGTNFTSKKFTSFLACQNIKHCLSSPYHPQSQGVVERFHRTFKTMLRTYCCENEKEWDVYIPMLLFAVRDSVHSSLGYSPFQLVYVHQVRSPMEVIKNQLISDEKDSITLQEMKEKIKKIWKVAHENLEIVQEGMKRNYDKKAAKRELDIGDKVLVYLPTSGKVFNQKYIGPCTVKEKVSDVNYRIQFPTGRRKVKTFHINKLKRYNESSGVLSIAKDDEKDVEGEFEVRIKNTEYLRDYEKFRKLCIHLSDEQQQDFKMLIKNFSDLFSDHPKRIKGVQHKIKLREETPISQASVQNVTEATTTVKDRSCLFAETRTSRGKP, from the coding sequence ATGGAGTATGCACGGGAACAACGCCTGTGGTATGATAGGTGGATAAATGCCAGAGAAGTTAATGGTGATTTCGGTAAACTTCAGGAACTTATCTTGCTTGAGCAGTTTAAGGATGGTATTAATCCACTTATTAAGACATATTTGGATGAACGTGATGTAGATAATGTGGTTGAAGCCACTAGATTGTCTGATAATTACGCATTGACCCATAAGCTGTATCATACTGACGTCACTCCTAAAATTGGAAGGAACAGAGTGTGGGAAGAGCGTCAAAATTACAAGGCACAAGGTAAGACTAAGAGTTCACAGGTATCATCAGGGGGAGTTTataataaatcctttaatagagGTTTTAGAGGGGCAAGTCAAAATAGTTATGGTCCTAGTGTtagtgctggaaaagcaggatccagtggaaatgatcagtttacaccccgttatcaaaatgtaggcgaaaattttagagattttgtatgtttcagttcTGGCAAACCAGGACACATCAGTAGGAGTTGTTCACATCGCACAGAAAACCGTCCAATTCAAGTGGtaaataaagttaaagataaacCTGTACATTCTAAGAAGGATGATCATAAACCTGAAAATACTATTGCATTGTTAAATCAACCGCAAGCATGTGGTGACATTAGTCCTTGTTTGTTTGCTTCTCCCCTTAGGCCAGGTAAGAGTTACTGTAACAATAGCATTGATAATAATGTATGTAATGTTGATGAGAATATTGGTTACAAAATGGGTAACAATTGTGTTCAAAATGTTAATAATGTTGGTTATGTTGagactaatgtaaaagaaaatagaatggcaCTTCCTGAAGAGAGTACCAAATCCAAAGGTACTGAATTGTATGACCCTTTTATGGGAGAAGGTTGGTTACACCTCCcttgtgttgaaaaaaagaaagtaaggtgGTTAAGAGATACCGGAGCGGTACAGTCTGTAATGGTAAGAAATATGTATGACCAGTGGAAGGATACTGGAGAGTATGTACGTCTGCGTGGGTTTGGTCCTGAATTCTCGGCTCCATTAGTAGAAGTAAAGTTGGAAACTCCGTTAATTTCGGGTTTTGTTAAAATTGCTTTGGTGAGAGAAATCCCAGTGTCGGGAGTAGAGTTAATTCTTGGAAATGATTTATGTGGAGACAAAGTTTTTGGTAGCAGTAATCCAATTTTGACAGAAAAACCCTCTAATTCTTCATCTATTACAGAAGTTGAATGTACATTTCCAAACATATTTCCTGCTTGTGCAGTTACTACAAGAAGTAAGAGTACCGAAGAAAAGGTAAAGGATGACGACTGTTTGGATTTACAAAACTTGTTTAAAGACAGTCCAGAAACACAAGTAAGTAAAGTCAGTACTCCTTTGCGAATGCTGAAAGTTAATAAGGAAGAATTTGTTAAATCTCAAATTGAAGATGAGAATTTGAAGGTAATAAGAGATAATGCccttgttgatataaatgatatCGAGAAGGAAGGCAAGTGTTACTTTGTTAAGGATGGAATCCTAATGAAGTTTAAGAGTAGAAATGTTAATGATGTTTTAGAACAAGTGATTATTCCAAATAGTTATAAGAATTTTGTTCTAGGTATTGCTCATGACAGTAGTTATTCTGGTCATTTAGGTATAAACAAAACTTATGAGAAATTATTGAGGTATTTTTATTGTCCTAAGATGCACAAAGATTGTAGTGAATATTGTAAAAATTGCGATTTATGTCAAAAAGTAGGCAAAGCTCAACATGACCCTAAAGTGATGCCATTGCAACCCATTGAAGTTCCAGGTGAACCCTTTGAAAGACTGGTTTTGGATTGTGTGGGACCTCTTCCTAGGTCTAGTAAAGGCAACGAGTATTTGCTGACAATTATGTGTAGTGCTACCAGATTTCCAGAAGCTATTCCTTTAAGAACTGTGAGTGCTGATAAGATAATAGAAGCGCTTAATAAGTTCTTCTCGCTGGTTGGTTTGCCAAAAGAAGTACAAACTGACCAAGGAACCAACTTTACGTCTAAAAAGTTTACATCATTTTTAGCCTGTCAGAATATTAAGCATTGCTtatcatctccttatcacccacagagccaaggagtggtcgaacgatttcatcgaaccttcaaaaccatgcttcgcacgtactgttgtgaaaatgaaaaggaatgggaTGTCTACATCCCAATGTTGCTATTTGCCGTTCGTGATAGCGTACATTCATCGTTGGGGTATTCTCCTTTTCAGTTAGTATATGTCCATCAGGTAAGGTCGCCCATGGAGGtgataaaaaatcaattgatttcagatgaaaaggattctatcactttacaagaaatgaaggaaaaaataaagaaaatatggaaagtagCACATGAGAATCTCGAAATAGTACAAGAAGGGATGAAAAGAAACTACGACAAAAAGGCTGCAAAACGTGAACTCGACATCGGAGACAAGGTTCTAGTGTATCTCCCTACATCTGGTAAGGTTTTTAACCAGAAGTATATAGGACCTTGCACGGTGAAAGAAAAAGTAAGTGATGTTAACTATCGAATTCAATTTCCTACAGGACGAAGGAAAGTtaaaactttccatattaacaagttgaaaaggtataatgaatccagtggagtgttgtcaattgcaaaagatgatgaaaaagatgttgaaggagaatttgaagttaggataaaaaatactgagtatttgagggattatgaaaaatttaggaaattatgtattcatttatctgaTGAACAACAGCAGGATTTTAAAATGCTAATTAAAAACTTTTCAGATCTGTTTTCAGACCATCCAAAAAGAATAAAAGGAGTACAGCATAAAATAAAGTTGAGAGAGGAAACTCCAATAAGTCAAGCGTCCGTACAGAATGTCACCGAGGCAACAACAACAGTTAAAGACCGAAGTTGCTTATTTGCTGAAACACGGACTAGCAGAGGAAAGCCATAG